From the genome of Calliopsis andreniformis isolate RMS-2024a unplaced genomic scaffold, iyCalAndr_principal scaffold0022, whole genome shotgun sequence:
AAATCTTCGAACATCAGAGACAATAGAGAGCCAGCCAGTTCTAATCGTTtattaccataataatctctaTCATCCACAAGTTTACCATCTGTTTGTGCTTTCATAACTTTACGAATCATCAAGGCAATGTAAGTTGCtttcattttaaaattaaaatctacAACCTGTATAGAAGAATATTACAGCAACATTTTTTATGTACTATCATagcaaaaaaattgttaaactaCTTACAGGAACATGAGATAAAACATTAGTTGCAAGTATATCCTTCATTTCATCTGTAATGCTAGATTTTATTACTGAAAATCTTTTTTGTTTTCTCTTGTTACTAAGAAATCTGAAAAATCAATATGATCAGTATATAATATTCGTAActctttatttaaataaattacctTAATGCTTGATTTTGAGCAAAAACACTCAGAACATGGCACTCCTCCAAACTTGGTGCAAATTTTTTCATGAATTCTTCCTCTGTACCAATGAGTTGCATGATTTCTTGATCACTCACAATACCCATTGCTTTAAATATTATAGTCACAGGTATATCCTTGTAAAACAATATACATAAtcaattatatccataatatatGAATACATAAAGTAATATGTAGGAACTTACATCCTGAAAAATGTTATGCCTCATATAATATTTTCCATTTCTGCCTACAATATTAGTTTTCGTTTTTCTCTCATGAGTAGAACTGTTACAAGATGCCACAATGCACCCTTTACTATCTTCTTCTAAAATAATTCTGTTTCTAAGCATCTGTTCTTGTATAAGAATCACTTTTTCCTGTCCATTTATTATGAAATAACCACCAGGATCATGTGGACATTCATTCATCTTTGCCAATTCAAAATGAGATTTTCCAGTTAGAACACAATTTGAACTTCTTAACATAATGGGCATCCTAAAAAATAATGACCAGTCTAAATCATTTTTGTGTtcccttttaatattttaaatatatatataaatgaaGTTTATACCTtccaattaataaattattcctAATTATTGGTTGATGACCTCTAATGTATTCAATATCCACTGTAATTGGAGCAGAATAATTTAAATCTCTTAAGCGGCATTCATGTGGAGTAGTAGACCTAGTTATATTAAAACCTTCCTCAACATTAGGTGAACCAACATGTACATTCAAATACCTATTACATAAAATACACTTAATAACAGTTCAATAAATGACATAAAAAGATATAATGACATAAAATAATACTACTTACTTTACATAAAAAAGGGGATCAGCATCACTGAGTACTTTTTCATTTGCTTTTACTATCTTCTTTATCTCtacatttataaaataattaaaagaatCGATGTGTTGTTTCACGAGACCTTTTCCTTTAAGAAAAGCAGGTACGAGTTTCCACTTATCCTATAAAAAAATGATATCAGTGTTAATCATTTTCGTATGCAAAGTGTATCAAAATATAACCTCTCCCGTACCTGTATATGTTTTACTACTTTCTTATATTTCTCTTCCGATTTAATATCATCGTATGCGTTGATTTTCATCTCGCCCATTTTTATATACATAAGACGTGCAAAGTTACCGTGCCAAAAAATTAAAAGAATGTTATCAAAAGTGTTGTTTCATTACAGCATCTTCTTAACGTTTTCTCTTTAGAGAACATGTTCAGTCGGCGTGAGTTAATCTATTAACCTATAAGACAAAATGTAAGTATAATATGCAGGAACCACCAATAAATTAAtactgaaataaaagaaaatgtatAGCATATTTTTCCTAATAGtaatgaatattattttaaaactgCTACAAAGTACTATAAACATATATAGTTAATTGTCGATGGCCACAACCTTTTCATGGTAATGTAGCAAAGCATATGACATGATTAACGTCGTCAAATTTGTTATGTAGTTGTATGAAAAATAGAGATAACATGGTATGGCTTGACTGCACAGACCGAACtatcataatcatattaactgCTGAATCACTGTGAGTCCGTAGCCCATACACAATTGCGTCGGTTTGcgataaattaaaatttgagaAATATGAAACCTCACGTCTGTAAATTTGTGAGACCATTGCTTAGGGGTTTTCCAAAATTGACCAATAAATTCAGTGTTAGAGAATCATCCCAATATCATAAAATAGATGATCACATTTTTGGATTAGATCATCAACAGAGAGAGGTTTGTAAATTGATAATATGCACGATACATTATTCATAGGTCATACATGAGTTCACTGTTGCGACATGCATGCCCTCTAACGACTATTGGACGATCTACAatcgatattttttaaattcaaattttcttccATTCGAATTTGAAATTCGAGTTTCGATATACACGCGCGAAATTGGTCcttcttttaaaaaataataaaagtgaCGTTTCATTTCATATAGTTGCGGAAACTCGTCTTTAATTTTGTGCAAACGGAGCTTGCTCCGAAAGCTGCTGACATCGACAGAAAGAATAATTTTGATGATCTTCGAGTACGTAAcaaattatttaagaaaaaataatCTGCTGCCTAAAATGCCTAAAAAATCATTCGAACATCATGTTTTAGTTGTTCTGGAAGAAACTTGGTGAATTAGGTTTattaggaataacagcaaaatcAGAATATGGCGGTACAGACGGCACATATTTGGATCATGTTATTATTATGGAAGAAATTAGCAGAGCATCAGCAGCTGTGGGTCTTAGCTATGGCGCGCACTCGAATTTATGCATCAATCAAATTCACAGAAATGGCACAGAGGAGCAAAAGTACAAGTACTTGCCGAAGGTATCATAGGTCATCTAAATGTAATTTCTAATTTGCCTGTGTAAAACATTTTATCTGGATGTAGCTCTGTAGTGGAGAACACATCGGAGCACTTGCAATGTCAGAGCCAGAATCTGGTTCTGATGTAGTATCCATGAAACTGCGAGCTGAGAAGAAAGGCGATTACTACGTTTTGAATGGCAACAAATTTTGGATCACGAACGGTCCTGATGCAGAGACATTAATCGTTTATGCAAGAACAAACCCTCATGCGAAGAAGCCTCAGCATGGCATCACAGCGTTCATCGTGGAACGAGGATTCGAAGGGTTCAGCACGGCTCAAAAGCTAGATAAATTGGGAATGCGAGGTTCTAACACTGCCGAACTTGTCTTTCAAGACTGCAAAGTTCCTGGTAATCTAGTTTGAATAGTTTGTTAGACCTCTGCACTTTGATATTCTAAAGCTACAAAAATCTTGTTGAATTGCAGCCGCAAATGTACTTGGAGAAGTGAACAAAGGTATATACGTTCTTTTCAGTGGTCTGGATTTGGAACGACTAATACTAGCGGCTGGCCCTTTAGGGTAAGATTCCTCTAAATTTTTTTGATATACTTTATGAAACAGTATTTTGATCTAGAACATCTACTTTGTTCCGAACAGTATCTTGCAAGCATGTTGCGACGTTGCATTCGATTATGCACACACAAGGAAACAATTTGGGAAACCTATCGCCGAGTTTCAACTGATACAGGTGTGGTATCAAATTATCATTATTGCAGAAGCAAAGAATAAGATAATGATAATGTTTCAGGGAAAGATAGCGAACATGTACACAGCCTTAAGCGCTTGCAGAAGTTACTTGTACTCTGTTGCGAGATCCTGTGATAAGGGACACGTGAACAGGAAAGATTGCGCAGCGGTGATACTTTACAATGCTGAAAACGCTACAAATGCTGCCTTAGATGCCATCCAAATACTCGGTaaattatttcaattgtatCTTTTCACTAGCTAAGGACTCTTCAGCTAAGTTTATGCAATTTCTATTAGGTGGAAATGGCTATATTAATGATTATCCTACTGGAAGACTCTTAAGGGATGCTAAGCTATACGAAATTGGTGCTGGGACCAGCGAAGTTCGTCGGATGGTAATTAGCAGAGCAATTACCGAGGAGTATTCATAAGAAGAGAGCTACTTTAAAATgctctaaaataaatatatattttgtataaacttgggaaataattttcaatattttatctAAACCAGAGTTGcctgaaattatttttatttcctttAGATGTTCTATTTCACACCACAGATTCATCTAAGCGGCTAACAATTCGTATCATCCGAATCGCATATCGATAGACGATTAATAGGTCATTAGTATTGGCAATCTGCATATCAACCAGCGATGGGTACATGCACACTTTCTAAGGATCGTGTAAATCGAGATAAATGAGTCACTAGAACGGTCCAGAAGAGACTATGATTGACTAACCTTTCGCGCTATAGGTTGCTAATTTAAGTCAAACTTACGTACACACTCTTCCTCTCGTTTCATCCTAGACACTCTCTTTTGCTCTTCCTCTTTCTCTTGTGATCTAGTCTCATTAATCACAGTGCAGCCAAACTAATTAGATCGAAGCCACATAGGGGAGAGAAGCTTTCGGACGCTCACAGACGTCACTCAGTGAAAGCACGTCCGCGAAGGAAAAAGGGAAAACGGAGTTGTGGGATTCGTCGTGCGAAGATGGCCCTTAAGTTCTCCATAGGCAATTTTTACGAGACCTATGTGAGTACGCGGCAATCCAAACGATCCCTCGATCTTCGTTCAACTTCCTCTGTGATTATTGGTGACTTTCTCTGATAAATTGTCTCATCCTGCATCATTTCTTCTAAAGATTACAGTTCTGTGTGCTCCACTGCCGCATCTACCCTCGTTAATCTAAAAAAAGGAACCCACTGTACTTTACAAATCTCTAGTTTGTGTCAATGAACTTACGCTCAGTGCCCTCAAAAAAGAAGACTCTGTTTTCATCCTACATCCGTCAATTCTACCTTGTATATATAGACTCGTTCTACATCTACAGTGTTACACATTAATTCCTTGAGGACTACTGGCGATAGAAAAAAGTTTTCCACCCACGGACACGCTACCATTCCTTCAGATGAAACTGTACATATATTACAAATCTCATGGAGACTTTAGCTGCAAATAAACAATATTTATCGATAATGCTATTGTATAACATTCTGGAAATACTATACATAAGGGAGATAGCTTCTTTAAAGAAGAATTGTCATATAGCTTCAAAATTAATGTAAAGGGGCAACATTAATTGTATTGAATTTACTATTAACGTCTATCGTAGATGATTATTAATCCCATGGTTAAGCCCAACAAAGTCAGGGAGGCAGAGAATGCCAAAGAAATGAGTGCAGGTCGGGCCAGAACAATACACAGGGTATGCCAATTCGAAATGGGGCCAGAATAGCAGAAGCGGCGGGCCGGTAGTTGGGTAACTAAGCTCGCAGAAGTAAAGCCTGTCAAAATCAAGTGGTGGTGCAGCCAGTAGCTCTCGTTTGCCAGTAAGGAGCGTAAGCACGGCTTCGATATTGCACCGACTGGTTGCTGATTCGCGTCGTCTTTCGATTCCTTTTTCGACTGTTCCGCCAGCCCGTCGATTTCCTTTCTCGCTTTCTTTCTCTACTTTCGCGCGTTAGTTTCACGATCTAGCTGCAGTCAACCACTCGGTTTGTGTCCGTTTTAAACGCGCGATTGCGTTGTTGTGACAGACGGAGTAGAGCATGACGAGGAAACAAACGGTGATCGTGAAGCTTAAGAGATCCAGCACCGGCAAACCTTGG
Proteins encoded in this window:
- the LOC143187106 gene encoding isovaleryl-CoA dehydrogenase, mitochondrial, with the translated sequence MKPHVCKFVRPLLRGFPKLTNKFSVRESSQYHKIDDHIFGLDHQQRELRKLVFNFVQTELAPKAADIDRKNNFDDLRLFWKKLGELGLLGITAKSEYGGTDGTYLDHVIIMEEISRASAAVGLSYGAHSNLCINQIHRNGTEEQKYKYLPKLCSGEHIGALAMSEPESGSDVVSMKLRAEKKGDYYVLNGNKFWITNGPDAETLIVYARTNPHAKKPQHGITAFIVERGFEGFSTAQKLDKLGMRGSNTAELVFQDCKVPAANVLGEVNKGIYVLFSGLDLERLILAAGPLGILQACCDVAFDYAHTRKQFGKPIAEFQLIQGKIANMYTALSACRSYLYSVARSCDKGHVNRKDCAAVILYNAENATNAALDAIQILGGNGYINDYPTGRLLRDAKLYEIGAGTSEVRRMVISRAITEEYS